One segment of Acidobacteriota bacterium DNA contains the following:
- a CDS encoding efflux RND transporter permease subunit produces the protein MHTLADICIRRPVFASMIVLSLVVVGAAAYLGLGVDRFPSVDLPTVRVQTSLPGASPEEVEVLVSQRIEEVVNTVEGISELRSISGQGMSLVMVTFDLNRNVDVAAQDVRDRVATVLSRLPRDARPPVIAKFDNDSAPVMSIALSGNRSLRELTELADKVAKVQFERRPGVGEVLIVGGQERAISVWLDANRLAAYGIPVSAVRDALVRQNADLPGGNVTTDVQERVLRTMGRVQEPADFANIVISNRGGVPLRISDIGRVEDGTKEQRSLARLDGKPTVVMEVRRQSGSNTVAVIEGIKAAMPRVEAQLPADVSLEIISDQSRYIYNALHEINIHLVLGSILACLVVMLFMRSWRSTIIAGIAIPASVVSTFGMMRALDFTLNSVTMLALVLMVGIVIDDAIVVLENIFRWVEEKKMDAFEAARHATAEIALPVLATTLSLAVIFIPVSFMSSISGRFLYQFGITAAVAILVSLLVSFTLTPMMSARLLRGEAAKHKDAHGAASRAGFYRHIDAFYTRALGWSMSHRTVIMGIGLLVALSSIPLYSIVKQEYVPSDVDEAEFELSVNAPEGTAMVAMDDAMRQIEQQIREIPGVRTVLATVGSSFLGSVNQGRAYIRIAPHEERLFSVGRLARETLRLQPWKAFEGNYTQREVMTRVREVLRAYPELRGGPRNMQTFNFGGGPFEIDVSVQGPVLEELARYTEELRERAPELGIVDADTTLKLDRPELRVQIDRARSADLDVDTQDVATALRLLVGGDDEVTRYRDVALNDDYDVQLRLTDTDRQDVATIGRLLVPSRDGRLIRLDNLVTIEQSTSPSRVDRLDRQRDARLRGNVMHGYALADRLAAIRQEAASMNLPAGYVLTIGGRGKELEKTFTEFLWAFSLSVIFMYMILAAQFESVIHPFTILLSLPLAVPFALLSLWATGTTLNLFSALGLLVLFGVVKKNSILQIDHMNNLRAQGMPRLDAVMQANRDRLRPILMTTLALVGGMMPLALGMGPGAEERRTIAVVVIGGQTLSLLLTLLVTPVAYSVFEDLAATEGWHRLRARLANLRPTTRTAA, from the coding sequence ATGCACACGCTTGCTGACATCTGCATCCGTCGCCCCGTCTTCGCCAGCATGATCGTGCTGTCGCTGGTCGTGGTCGGCGCGGCCGCCTATCTCGGGCTGGGGGTTGACAGGTTCCCATCGGTGGACCTGCCGACGGTGCGCGTGCAGACGTCGCTGCCCGGCGCGTCGCCCGAAGAGGTCGAGGTCCTCGTCAGCCAGCGCATCGAGGAAGTCGTCAACACCGTCGAAGGCATCTCCGAGCTGCGGAGCATCTCGGGCCAGGGCATGTCGCTCGTCATGGTCACGTTCGACCTGAATCGCAACGTCGACGTGGCGGCGCAGGACGTGCGCGACCGCGTGGCGACGGTGCTCTCCCGCCTGCCGCGTGACGCCCGGCCGCCGGTGATTGCCAAGTTCGACAACGACTCGGCACCGGTGATGTCCATCGCGCTGTCCGGCAACCGTTCCCTGCGCGAGCTCACGGAACTGGCCGACAAGGTGGCGAAGGTCCAGTTCGAACGGCGTCCGGGTGTGGGCGAGGTCCTGATCGTCGGCGGGCAGGAACGCGCCATCAGCGTCTGGCTCGATGCCAACCGCCTGGCGGCCTACGGCATTCCGGTGAGCGCCGTGCGAGACGCGCTGGTGCGCCAGAACGCCGATCTTCCTGGCGGAAACGTCACGACCGACGTGCAGGAGCGCGTCCTGCGCACGATGGGGCGCGTGCAGGAGCCCGCGGACTTCGCCAACATCGTCATCTCCAATCGTGGCGGCGTCCCGCTGCGCATCAGCGACATCGGCCGCGTCGAGGACGGCACCAAGGAACAGCGGAGCCTGGCGCGCCTCGACGGCAAGCCGACGGTGGTCATGGAGGTGCGCCGGCAGTCGGGCTCGAACACCGTCGCCGTCATCGAGGGCATCAAGGCGGCGATGCCGCGTGTCGAGGCCCAGCTTCCAGCCGACGTGTCGCTCGAAATCATCTCCGACCAGTCGCGCTACATCTACAACGCGCTGCACGAGATCAACATCCACCTCGTGCTCGGCAGCATCCTCGCGTGCCTGGTGGTGATGCTCTTCATGCGCAGCTGGCGTTCCACCATCATCGCGGGTATCGCGATTCCGGCGTCCGTCGTCTCGACGTTCGGGATGATGCGGGCGCTCGATTTCACGCTCAACAGCGTGACGATGCTGGCGCTCGTGCTGATGGTGGGTATCGTGATCGACGATGCCATCGTGGTGCTGGAGAACATCTTCCGCTGGGTGGAAGAGAAGAAGATGGACGCGTTCGAGGCGGCGCGCCACGCCACGGCGGAGATCGCGCTGCCCGTGCTCGCCACCACGCTCAGCCTCGCGGTCATCTTCATCCCGGTCTCGTTCATGTCGAGCATCTCCGGGCGCTTCCTCTACCAGTTCGGCATCACCGCGGCCGTCGCGATCCTCGTGAGTCTGCTCGTGAGCTTCACGCTCACGCCGATGATGAGCGCCCGCCTGCTGCGCGGCGAAGCCGCCAAGCACAAGGACGCGCATGGCGCGGCGTCCCGCGCCGGGTTCTATCGCCACATCGACGCGTTCTACACGCGCGCGCTCGGCTGGTCGATGAGCCACCGGACCGTGATCATGGGCATCGGTCTCCTGGTCGCGCTCTCGTCGATTCCGCTCTACTCGATCGTGAAACAGGAATACGTACCGAGTGACGTGGACGAGGCCGAGTTCGAGTTGAGCGTCAACGCGCCGGAAGGCACGGCCATGGTCGCGATGGACGACGCCATGCGGCAGATCGAGCAGCAGATCCGCGAGATCCCCGGCGTGCGGACGGTGCTGGCCACGGTGGGCAGCAGCTTCCTGGGATCGGTCAACCAGGGACGGGCCTACATCAGGATCGCGCCGCACGAGGAGCGTCTGTTCTCGGTCGGACGTCTTGCGCGCGAAACGCTGCGCCTCCAGCCATGGAAGGCCTTCGAAGGCAACTACACGCAGCGGGAGGTCATGACACGCGTCAGGGAGGTGTTGCGCGCGTACCCGGAGTTGCGAGGCGGTCCGCGCAACATGCAGACGTTCAATTTCGGCGGCGGACCGTTCGAGATCGACGTGTCGGTCCAGGGGCCGGTGCTCGAAGAGCTCGCGCGCTATACCGAAGAACTCCGCGAGCGCGCACCCGAACTCGGAATCGTGGACGCCGACACCACGCTGAAGCTCGATCGCCCCGAACTGCGGGTGCAGATCGATCGCGCGCGGTCTGCCGATCTCGACGTGGACACCCAGGACGTCGCGACGGCGCTCCGCCTGCTGGTCGGCGGCGACGACGAGGTCACCCGGTATCGCGACGTGGCGCTCAACGACGACTACGACGTCCAGCTGCGCCTGACCGATACCGATCGCCAGGACGTGGCGACCATCGGCCGGCTGCTCGTGCCGTCGCGCGACGGGCGGCTCATCCGCCTCGACAACCTCGTCACCATCGAACAGTCGACCAGCCCGTCGCGCGTGGACCGTCTGGACCGACAGCGAGACGCGCGCCTGCGCGGCAACGTGATGCATGGCTACGCGCTGGCCGACCGCCTCGCGGCCATCAGGCAGGAAGCCGCGAGCATGAACCTGCCCGCGGGCTACGTCCTGACGATCGGCGGCCGCGGCAAGGAGCTCGAAAAGACCTTCACCGAGTTCCTCTGGGCGTTCTCGCTGTCGGTGATCTTCATGTACATGATCCTGGCGGCGCAGTTCGAGAGCGTGATCCACCCGTTCACGATTCTCCTGTCGCTGCCGCTGGCCGTTCCCTTCGCGCTGCTCTCCCTGTGGGCAACGGGCACCACGCTGAACCTGTTCTCCGCGCTCGGCCTGCTCGTACTGTTCGGCGTGGTGAAGAAGAACTCGATTCTGCAGATCGATCACATGAACAACCTGCGCGCGCAGGGGATGCCGCGCCTCGACGCCGTCATGCAGGCCAACCGCGATCGCCTGCGCCCCATCCTGATGACGACGCTGGCGCTGGTCGGCGGCATGATGCCGCTGGCGCTCGGCATGGGGCCTGGTGCCGAGGAACGACGGACCATCGCCGTCGTGGTCATCGGCGGGCAGACGCTGTCGCTGCTGCTCACGCTGCTGGTCACGCCCGTCGCCTACTCGGTCTTCGAGGACCTGGCCGCAACGGAGGGTTGGCACCGCCTGCGGGCACGCCTCGCGAATCTGAGGCCGACGACGCGCACCGCGGCGTAG
- a CDS encoding efflux RND transporter periplasmic adaptor subunit — protein sequence MRFPLVLCPMLVTVLLLTAGCGGAAPAATGAAGDGTSGEPTAVRVQPARETTLVRTVTVTGTLAAEDQVAMGFKVAGRIEGIAVDLGSRVGPGQTIARLAPVDFELRVQQAEAALQQARARLGLEPAGTTDRVDPERTAVVRQARAVLDEAKLSHSRVKTFVERGIASRAELDSAEAALQVADGRYEDALEEVRNRQALLTQRKTELDLARQELVDTVLIAPFAGIIRERSVSPGQYVNAGAPVATLVRMHPLRLQADVPEREASSVKVGQTVRVRVEGDAVAYDGRVVRVSPAIDEQSRSLRIEAQVGNEAATIRPGSFATADILVAAATPAIVVPATAIVSFAGVEKVLTVADAKVVERRVELGRRQAESVEILKGLTAGDRVIVEPGNLVGGEAVRVTP from the coding sequence GTGCGATTCCCGCTTGTGCTGTGCCCGATGCTGGTCACGGTCCTGTTGCTGACGGCCGGGTGCGGCGGGGCCGCGCCGGCCGCCACCGGCGCGGCTGGCGACGGCACGTCCGGTGAGCCGACGGCCGTGCGCGTGCAGCCCGCGCGTGAAACCACGCTCGTGCGCACCGTCACCGTCACGGGGACGCTGGCCGCCGAGGATCAGGTCGCCATGGGCTTCAAGGTGGCCGGCCGTATCGAGGGCATCGCGGTGGATCTCGGTTCGCGCGTCGGGCCAGGCCAGACCATCGCGCGCCTCGCGCCTGTCGACTTCGAACTGCGTGTCCAGCAGGCCGAGGCGGCCCTGCAGCAGGCGCGCGCGCGCCTCGGACTCGAGCCGGCCGGCACGACCGATCGCGTCGATCCCGAACGAACGGCTGTCGTGCGTCAGGCCCGCGCCGTGCTGGACGAAGCGAAGTTGAGCCACAGCCGCGTGAAGACGTTCGTGGAACGCGGCATCGCGTCTCGCGCCGAGCTGGATTCGGCCGAAGCCGCCCTGCAGGTCGCCGACGGCCGTTACGAGGACGCCCTCGAGGAGGTCCGTAACCGGCAGGCGTTGCTGACGCAACGCAAGACGGAACTGGACCTCGCGCGACAGGAGCTGGTGGACACCGTGCTCATTGCCCCGTTTGCGGGCATCATCCGCGAACGGTCCGTCTCTCCCGGCCAGTACGTGAACGCCGGCGCCCCGGTCGCCACCCTCGTTCGCATGCACCCGCTTCGTCTGCAGGCCGACGTGCCCGAGCGCGAGGCGAGCAGCGTCAAGGTGGGGCAGACGGTGAGGGTCCGGGTGGAGGGCGATGCCGTTGCGTACGACGGGCGGGTCGTGCGGGTGAGCCCGGCGATCGACGAGCAGAGCCGCTCGCTCCGCATCGAAGCACAGGTCGGCAACGAGGCCGCCACCATCCGCCCCGGCTCGTTCGCCACCGCCGACATCCTCGTCGCGGCAGCCACGCCCGCCATCGTCGTACCCGCCACCGCCATCGTCAGCTTCGCCGGCGTCGAGAAGGTGCTGACGGTTGCAGACGCGAAGGTCGTGGAGCGCCGCGTCGAGCTCGGACGGCGTCAGGCGGAGTCGGTGGAGATCCTCAAGGGACTGACGGCGGGCGACCGCGTCATCGTCGAACCCGGCAACCTCGTGGGCGGGGAAGCCGTGCGCGTCACGCCGTAG
- a CDS encoding inorganic diphosphatase, with amino-acid sequence MHPWHDIYVDDHLIAKTFPVVIEVPMGSKNKYELDKESGLMRLDRVLYSAVYYPANYGFIPRSFCDDGDPLDALVLGQEPVHPLTVVQARAIGVMRMRDEKGLDDKIIAVSTLDPAFNEYSDHTQLPGHTLREIKRFFEDYKQLENKLVEVTDFLGPEEALNILKDSLDMYRRLRRGELYGK; translated from the coding sequence ATGCATCCCTGGCACGACATCTACGTCGACGACCATCTCATCGCCAAGACCTTCCCTGTCGTCATCGAGGTGCCGATGGGGAGCAAGAACAAGTACGAGCTCGACAAGGAGTCCGGATTGATGCGGCTGGATCGCGTGCTCTACAGCGCGGTCTACTACCCGGCCAATTACGGATTCATCCCGCGGTCGTTCTGCGACGATGGCGACCCGCTCGACGCGCTGGTGCTGGGACAGGAGCCCGTGCACCCGCTCACCGTCGTGCAGGCGCGGGCCATCGGTGTGATGCGCATGCGCGACGAGAAGGGGCTCGACGACAAGATCATCGCCGTCAGTACGCTCGATCCGGCCTTCAACGAGTACTCCGATCACACGCAGTTGCCGGGGCACACCCTGCGCGAGATCAAGCGGTTCTTCGAGGACTACAAGCAGCTCGAGAACAAGCTGGTCGAGGTGACCGACTTCCTGGGCCCCGAGGAAGCCCTCAACATCCTCAAGGACTCGCTCGACATGTATCGCCGGCTGCGGCGCGGCGAGCTCTACGGCAAGTAG
- a CDS encoding mechanosensitive ion channel: MIQGLFDGYPDWARAILVAVIVLTVAYMVAEAFSRLVGALIGRIDARVSGELARRRATRAGLRVVRLIVTLLVAAVLMFPSMALVGLRPGVGLTPESLAMWMTGSGLRIGLVVLLSWLVTHVVALGVARLESDVGTGTTVDAIERTKRARTLGTLVQTTAYTLVSSIALLMILRELHVDITPILTGAGIVGLAVGFGAQSLVKDIISGFFLILEDQVRVGDVANIDGTGGLVERITLRTIILRDETGTVHVIPNGSIQRLSNLTKDFSFYVTSVGVSYRQDTDDVIAVLQEVANGMQDDPAFAPFMLAPLDVMGVNTLGESVVEIKVRLKTIPAKQWAVGREFLRRARMALLRAGVELPAPARRVLPSVGPGSLAHASEAPALDTSTPSEPDA; this comes from the coding sequence ATGATCCAGGGACTTTTCGACGGCTATCCAGACTGGGCGCGAGCCATCCTCGTCGCCGTCATCGTCCTGACGGTGGCCTACATGGTCGCCGAGGCGTTCTCGCGCCTCGTGGGCGCGCTCATCGGTCGCATCGATGCGCGCGTATCGGGCGAACTGGCGCGCCGCCGGGCCACGCGTGCCGGCCTGCGCGTGGTACGGCTCATCGTCACGCTGCTCGTGGCGGCGGTCCTGATGTTCCCCTCGATGGCGCTCGTGGGCCTCCGTCCCGGCGTGGGCCTCACGCCCGAGAGCCTCGCCATGTGGATGACCGGTTCGGGCCTCCGCATCGGCCTGGTCGTGCTGCTCTCCTGGCTGGTGACGCACGTCGTCGCGCTGGGCGTCGCGCGACTCGAAAGCGACGTCGGCACCGGAACGACGGTTGACGCGATCGAGCGCACCAAGCGCGCCCGGACGCTCGGCACGCTGGTGCAGACCACCGCGTACACGCTGGTGTCCTCGATCGCGCTGCTCATGATCCTTCGCGAACTGCACGTGGACATCACGCCCATCCTCACGGGCGCCGGCATAGTCGGCCTGGCCGTGGGGTTTGGCGCGCAGTCGCTGGTAAAGGACATCATCAGCGGGTTTTTCCTGATTCTCGAGGACCAGGTGCGCGTGGGCGACGTCGCCAACATCGATGGCACCGGTGGGCTCGTCGAACGGATTACGCTGCGCACGATCATCCTGCGCGACGAGACGGGCACCGTGCACGTGATTCCCAACGGCAGCATCCAGCGGCTCTCGAACCTGACCAAGGACTTCTCGTTCTACGTGACGAGCGTCGGCGTCAGCTATCGCCAGGACACCGACGATGTCATCGCCGTGCTGCAGGAGGTCGCCAATGGGATGCAGGACGATCCGGCGTTCGCCCCGTTCATGCTCGCGCCGCTGGATGTGATGGGCGTGAACACGCTCGGTGAGTCCGTGGTGGAGATCAAGGTGCGTCTCAAGACCATCCCGGCCAAGCAGTGGGCCGTCGGGCGAGAGTTCCTGCGCCGCGCGCGGATGGCATTGCTGCGCGCAGGCGTGGAACTGCCGGCTCCCGCGCGCCGCGTGCTGCCATCCGTCGGGCCGGGTTCACTGGCGCACGCGAGCGAGGCGCCCGCGCTCGACACGTCCACGCCATCCGAACCGGACGCATGA